A window of the Arachis duranensis cultivar V14167 chromosome 5, aradu.V14167.gnm2.J7QH, whole genome shotgun sequence genome harbors these coding sequences:
- the LOC107491248 gene encoding choline/ethanolaminephosphotransferase 1 isoform X1, whose protein sequence is MNSHLWASWHSGILCSPNMITLTGFMFLLLSALLGYIYSPQLDTAPPRWVNFAHGLLLFLYQTFDAVDGKQARRTNSSSPLGELFDHGCDALACTFEALAFGSTAMCGRSTFWFWLISAITFYGATWEHFFTNTLILPVVNGPTEGLMLIYVAHFFTAFVGSEWWAQQFGKSFPFLNWLPFVEGITTYKVVLFLMIAFGVIPTVTFNVCNVHKVVKARNGSMPLALAMLYPFVVLVGGVLIWDYLSPSDIIRSYPHLVIIGTGLTFGYLVGRMILSHLCDEPKGLKTGMCMSLLYLPFAIANALASRLNDGAPLVDERFVLLGYCAFSGTLYLHFATSVIHEITDALGIYCFRITRKEA, encoded by the exons ATGAATTCACATCTCTGGGCATCTTGGCATTCTGGGATCCTTTGCAGTCCAAACATG ATCACTCTTACAGGATTTATGTTCTTGCTACTGTCTGCATTGCTTGGCTAT ATATACTCACCTCAATTGGATACAGCTCCACCGAGATGGGTTAATTTTGCGCATGGCCTGCTTCTTTTTCTATACCAG ACATTTGATGCTGTTGATGGGAAGCAAGCTAGACGAACAAATTCTTCAAGCCCATTAGGGGAGCTGTTTGATCATG GGTGCGATGCACTTGCTTGCACA TTTGAAGCATTGGCTTTTGGGAGCACAGCCATGTGTGGAAGAAGTACTTTCTGGTTCTGGTTGATATCTGCAATTACATTTTATGGTGCAACCTGGGAGCA CTTTTTCACCAATACACTTATACTGCCAGTTGTAAATGGACCTACAGAGGGTCTTATGCTGATATATGTTGCCCACTTCTTTACTGCTTTTGTTG gTTCTGAGTGGTGGGCTCAACAGTTTGGAAAGTCTTTCCCATTTTTGAACTGGTTGCCTTTTGTTGAGG GGATCACAACGTATAAAGTGGTATTGTTTTTGATGATAGCTTTTGGTGTTATACCAACAGTCACATTCAA TGTTTGTAATGTTCATAAGGTTGTGAAGGCAAGAAACGGAAGCATGCCGCTTGCATTGGCAATG CTTTATCCATTTGTGGTGCTTGTGGGAGGAGTTCTTATCTG GGATTATTTGTCTCCATCGGACATCATAAGGAGCTATCCACATTTAGTGATTATAGGAACAGGACTAACTTTTGGATATCTTGTG GGAAGGATGATTTTGTCCCACTTATGTGATGAACCCAAAGGCTTGAAAACTGGAATGTGCATG TCGCTCCTGTATCTCCCATTCGCCATTGCTAATGCACTTGCATCACGGCTAAATGATGG GGCTCCTCTAGTGGATGAGAGATTTGTTCTTCTTGGTTACTGTGCATTTTCAG